Proteins from a genomic interval of Nautilia sp. PV-1:
- a CDS encoding formate dehydrogenase subunit gamma, translating into MKKLLPFIGSLLLAGEVPLAEPNMAPAKDGLISPQMIEAIPKWNHYGELFVYLQTHWIKMLFLIILIAVPTVFLLHYLIIGPKKFSHEGRKFLVFPSWQRIIHWIAALGFIFLIPTGILIIYAKFFGGGSFVRFARYLHDIGAALFAVAVIPMFLMWLKDMLPKIWDIKWFMILGGYLSKEKKEVPASKFNAGQKMWYWIATIGGIVMITTGLMMYVQDFDITLLKSFNLYQIDLLRLAVITHLFLAMLIIAFFMTHLYMSVFAIKGSLDSMIDGCKSEDELKYLHSVFYKKIIKEGKDKELAEKC; encoded by the coding sequence ATGAAAAAATTATTGCCTTTTATTGGCAGTCTGTTACTAGCTGGCGAAGTTCCTTTGGCAGAGCCTAATATGGCTCCTGCTAAAGACGGATTAATTTCCCCGCAAATGATAGAAGCCATCCCTAAATGGAATCATTACGGGGAATTATTCGTATATTTACAGACACATTGGATTAAAATGCTGTTTTTAATTATATTAATTGCAGTACCAACCGTATTTTTACTGCACTATTTAATAATAGGACCTAAAAAATTTTCTCATGAAGGAAGAAAATTTTTAGTTTTTCCGAGCTGGCAAAGAATAATTCACTGGATTGCAGCTTTAGGATTTATATTTTTAATTCCTACCGGAATATTAATAATATACGCCAAATTTTTTGGAGGAGGAAGTTTTGTAAGATTTGCAAGATACCTTCACGACATAGGTGCAGCACTTTTTGCCGTTGCTGTAATTCCTATGTTTTTAATGTGGCTCAAAGACATGCTTCCTAAAATCTGGGATATTAAATGGTTTATGATTTTAGGAGGATATCTAAGTAAAGAAAAAAAAGAAGTTCCGGCAAGCAAATTCAACGCCGGACAGAAAATGTGGTATTGGATTGCTACAATCGGAGGAATCGTTATGATTACGACTGGTCTTATGATGTATGTACAGGATTTTGATATAACCCTTCTTAAAAGCTTTAATTTATATCAAATCGATTTATTAAGACTTGCCGTCATAACTCATCTGTTTTTGGCGATGCTTATAATCGCATTTTTCATGACTCACCTTTATATGAGTGTTTTTGCGATCAAAGGTTCATTAGACAGTATGATTGACGGATGCAAAAGTGAAGATGAATTAAAATATCTTCATTCGGTGTTTTATAAAAAAATAATCAAAGAAGGCAAAGACAAAGAGTTAGCCGAAAAATGTTAG
- the wtpA gene encoding tungstate ABC transporter substrate-binding protein WtpA, which translates to MKKTALILILSILCFAKQQIIIFHAGSLSVPFSEMAKAFEKKYPQYDVIREAAGSRACARKITDLHKKADIMASADYKVIDNLLMPKYAKFNVLFATNEMVIAYTPKSRYANIINQNNWTQILLKPDVKVGHSNPNLDPCGYRSVLVAKLAAIYYKKPDFYKNLLGYGDFYKNGEENPKIIVRPKETDLLGLLEAGAFDYLFIYKSVAIQHHLKFIQLPPQINLGSKKYTNYYKQVSFKVTGKKPGTFIVKKGAPMVYGITMVENSKEGLPPNEKGAELFLKFVLSPQGEAIMKKNGQGVINPPVIEGKWE; encoded by the coding sequence ATGAAAAAAACAGCTTTGATTTTAATACTTTCGATACTTTGCTTTGCAAAACAGCAGATTATAATATTTCACGCAGGCAGTTTAAGCGTGCCGTTTTCAGAAATGGCAAAGGCTTTTGAAAAAAAATACCCCCAATATGACGTCATAAGAGAAGCTGCTGGAAGCCGAGCATGTGCCAGGAAAATAACGGACCTTCACAAAAAAGCCGATATTATGGCAAGTGCGGATTACAAAGTAATTGACAACCTTTTAATGCCCAAATACGCCAAATTCAACGTGCTGTTCGCGACAAATGAAATGGTAATAGCTTATACACCTAAATCAAGATATGCAAACATCATAAATCAAAACAATTGGACCCAAATACTTCTAAAACCAGATGTAAAAGTCGGACACTCAAACCCTAATCTTGATCCGTGCGGATACAGAAGCGTACTTGTTGCCAAGCTAGCGGCAATTTATTACAAAAAACCCGATTTTTATAAAAATCTTTTAGGCTACGGAGATTTTTATAAAAACGGGGAAGAAAATCCAAAAATTATAGTCAGACCGAAAGAAACGGATCTTTTAGGACTTTTGGAAGCCGGAGCGTTTGATTATCTATTTATTTATAAATCAGTGGCTATTCAGCATCATTTAAAATTCATACAGCTTCCTCCCCAGATAAATCTGGGCAGTAAAAAATATACTAATTATTACAAACAGGTAAGTTTCAAAGTAACCGGCAAAAAACCGGGTACATTTATTGTAAAAAAAGGCGCCCCTATGGTTTACGGTATAACGATGGTGGAAAATTCAAAAGAAGGTCTGCCTCCAAACGAAAAAGGAGCAGAACTTTTCTTAAAATTTGTACTCTCACCTCAGGGAGAGGCCATAATGAAAAAAAACGGACAAGGAGTCATTAACCCTCCTGTAATTGAAGGTAAATGGGAATAA
- a CDS encoding molybdopterin-dependent oxidoreductase, translated as MSSLEKMNPKVGRRAFLKMAALSGVAGATMLSAAPALRNATDEEIKDPYPGSKKVKTVCTTCSVGCGIIAEVYNGVWVRQEVAQDHPISHGSHCCKGIDSIDYIRTEKRVKHPLKKVNGKWKRISWEEAINEISEKMLQIRKESGPDAAMFLGSAKMSTEQAYYFRKFAAMWGTNNIDHQARIUHSATVAGVANTWGYGAMTNHLGDIQNSKAIIIFGANPAVNHPVGFKHILKAKERNNAVLIVVDPRYTKTAAKADIYARIRPGTDIPFMYGMLHLIFKNGWHDPDYIKNRVFGMDHVIKEAKKWTPEKVADVTGVPADLIYKIAKVYATNKPGTLLWAMGLTQHSIGSSNTRMAPILQLALGNMGKFGGGCNILRGHDNVQGATDMCCLSHTLPGYYGLSEGSWKYFAHNWGVDFKWLQNRFAAKKWMHTKGFTLAKWWQGVLQEEKIYSTSPIRALWVQGNGITSISQTAKVQQALDKLDLLVIAEPFANEAAVITNKKDNVYILPTASQFECEGSVTATNRTAQWRSKVVDPLYESKTDEDIMFTFAKKFGFYDEFVRGMMMGVKDGKAVKVKNSFKWPEDATREIARIIKTIGLTGWTPERLKKHQQNWHMFDEVTLKGIGPMKGEYYGLPWPCWTETHSGSPVLYNIDIPVSEGGMGFRARFGTEYKGENLLAGPRATIKGAKVRGGYPELTKENIEKVLGIKLSPHEKAIMGKNWKVDLSGLIAKYALKAGVAPYGNAKARAYVWTFPDKIPLHREPLHTPRYDLAKKYPTYPDKKDQYRVDTKFASIQKTDWAKEFPIILTTGRLVMYSGAGLIERESKYLSALQPDMFASINPELAYKHGINDGDMIWIHAPEGTKIKVKARFTYAVSPDRIFLPFHWAGIMQGVDMSANYPEDTKPYTIGESANTVANYGYDIVTQIPETKAGLVRIEKA; from the coding sequence ATGAGCTCACTTGAAAAAATGAATCCAAAAGTGGGTAGAAGGGCCTTTTTAAAAATGGCAGCACTATCCGGAGTTGCAGGGGCTACAATGCTCAGCGCAGCACCGGCACTTAGAAATGCTACCGATGAAGAGATCAAAGACCCTTACCCGGGAAGTAAAAAAGTTAAAACAGTATGTACTACCTGTTCGGTAGGTTGCGGAATTATTGCAGAAGTTTATAACGGCGTGTGGGTAAGACAGGAAGTCGCTCAAGACCATCCAATCAGCCACGGAAGCCACTGCTGTAAAGGTATAGATTCAATCGATTATATAAGAACTGAAAAAAGGGTAAAACACCCTCTTAAAAAAGTAAACGGAAAATGGAAAAGAATAAGCTGGGAAGAAGCTATTAACGAAATTAGCGAAAAAATGCTTCAAATCAGAAAAGAAAGCGGACCGGATGCCGCAATGTTCCTCGGAAGTGCGAAAATGAGCACAGAGCAGGCATATTATTTCAGAAAATTTGCCGCAATGTGGGGAACTAACAATATAGATCACCAAGCGCGGATCTGACACAGCGCAACAGTCGCGGGGGTCGCGAATACATGGGGTTACGGCGCAATGACAAACCACCTTGGAGATATCCAAAATTCTAAAGCAATTATTATATTCGGTGCAAATCCTGCTGTTAACCATCCTGTCGGATTTAAACATATATTAAAAGCAAAAGAAAGAAACAATGCAGTTTTAATCGTGGTAGATCCTAGATATACCAAAACAGCTGCAAAAGCGGATATTTATGCAAGAATAAGACCTGGTACGGATATTCCTTTTATGTACGGTATGCTTCATCTGATCTTCAAAAACGGATGGCACGATCCTGATTACATCAAAAACAGAGTATTCGGAATGGATCATGTTATTAAAGAAGCCAAAAAATGGACACCTGAAAAAGTTGCCGACGTTACAGGAGTTCCTGCGGACTTAATTTATAAAATAGCAAAAGTTTATGCTACAAACAAACCTGGAACACTTCTTTGGGCAATGGGATTGACTCAGCACTCAATAGGTTCATCCAATACAAGAATGGCACCTATACTTCAGTTAGCACTTGGAAACATGGGTAAATTCGGAGGAGGATGTAATATTTTAAGAGGTCATGACAACGTACAGGGTGCAACTGACATGTGCTGTCTGTCACATACACTGCCTGGATATTACGGTTTAAGTGAAGGCAGCTGGAAATATTTTGCTCATAACTGGGGTGTTGATTTTAAATGGCTTCAAAACAGATTTGCCGCTAAAAAATGGATGCATACAAAAGGCTTCACATTGGCAAAATGGTGGCAGGGAGTATTACAGGAAGAAAAAATATACTCAACTTCACCGATAAGAGCTTTATGGGTACAGGGTAACGGTATTACTTCAATTTCTCAAACTGCAAAAGTACAACAGGCACTTGATAAACTTGATTTATTGGTAATTGCCGAACCTTTTGCAAACGAAGCTGCCGTTATTACCAACAAAAAAGACAATGTTTATATCCTTCCGACTGCCAGCCAGTTCGAATGTGAAGGAAGCGTAACCGCTACAAACAGGACGGCTCAATGGAGAAGCAAAGTAGTTGATCCTTTATATGAAAGTAAAACAGATGAAGACATTATGTTTACCTTCGCTAAGAAATTCGGCTTTTACGATGAATTCGTAAGAGGCATGATGATGGGCGTAAAAGACGGAAAAGCGGTTAAAGTTAAAAACAGCTTTAAATGGCCTGAAGACGCAACCAGAGAAATAGCAAGAATTATAAAAACCATAGGTCTTACCGGATGGACTCCTGAAAGACTTAAAAAACATCAGCAAAACTGGCATATGTTTGACGAAGTCACACTTAAAGGTATCGGACCAATGAAAGGCGAATACTACGGACTTCCATGGCCATGCTGGACTGAAACTCACAGCGGAAGCCCTGTACTGTACAACATTGATATCCCTGTAAGCGAAGGAGGTATGGGATTCAGAGCCAGATTCGGTACAGAATATAAAGGTGAAAACCTCTTAGCCGGACCTAGAGCGACAATCAAAGGAGCTAAAGTAAGAGGAGGATACCCTGAACTTACAAAAGAAAATATTGAAAAAGTTCTCGGAATTAAACTTTCACCTCATGAAAAAGCTATTATGGGTAAAAACTGGAAAGTGGATTTAAGCGGACTTATCGCAAAATACGCACTTAAAGCAGGCGTAGCGCCTTACGGTAACGCAAAAGCCAGAGCATACGTATGGACATTCCCTGATAAAATACCTCTACACAGAGAACCGCTCCATACACCAAGATATGATTTGGCTAAAAAATATCCGACTTATCCTGATAAAAAAGATCAGTATAGAGTTGATACAAAATTTGCATCAATTCAAAAAACAGACTGGGCAAAAGAGTTCCCTATCATTCTTACAACAGGCCGTCTTGTAATGTACAGCGGTGCCGGTCTCATCGAAAGAGAAAGCAAATACCTCTCAGCTCTTCAGCCTGATATGTTTGCAAGTATCAATCCGGAACTTGCTTATAAACACGGTATCAATGACGGGGATATGATATGGATTCATGCACCTGAAGGCACTAAAATAAAAGTAAAAGCAAGATTTACCTATGCAGTGTCACCGGACAGAATCTTCTTGCCGTTCCACTGGGCCGGAATTATGCAGGGCGTTGATATGAGTGCAAATTATCCGGAAGACACAAAACCGTATACAATAGGCGAATCAGCCAATACGGTGGCAAACTACGGATATGACATTGTTACCCAGATTCCTGAAACAAAAGCGGGCTTAGTCCGTATTGAAAAAGCGTAA
- the mnmH gene encoding tRNA 2-selenouridine(34) synthase MnmH, whose amino-acid sequence MRIIKVEEFLQKKFDYILDARSPREYSESHIPGSINFYVLNNEQHAYIGNIYKNISKFQAKKEGVGFMLENISKQLKDFDAKPGSRIGVYCARGGQRSNALFTILSQLDYQVFKLEGGYKAYRKWVVNYLESFPHKKFVVLRGNSGCGKSELLKYLTPSLDLEGLANHYGSVFGGKGYQPSQKQFENEIADFLYKTDPEEMIYTEAEGHKIGDLFVPNLLYKRMQDGIHIEITADLEDRIERILSYYGDIDENEFVGNLEKIKKHISKKTLEELKEYYKNGDLRKVAEILLIRYYDKVYKKKEPDFVIKNKIKEETIKEIKSIAESVVKPSDC is encoded by the coding sequence ATGAGAATAATTAAAGTTGAAGAATTTCTACAAAAAAAATTCGATTATATATTAGACGCCAGAAGTCCGAGGGAGTACAGCGAATCCCATATACCGGGAAGTATTAATTTTTATGTTTTGAATAACGAACAGCATGCATATATAGGCAATATATATAAAAACATATCCAAATTTCAGGCGAAAAAAGAGGGTGTCGGGTTTATGCTTGAAAATATATCCAAGCAGCTTAAGGATTTCGATGCAAAACCCGGAAGCAGAATAGGCGTATACTGTGCGAGGGGAGGGCAGCGTTCAAACGCTCTGTTCACGATACTTTCACAGCTTGATTATCAGGTTTTTAAGCTTGAGGGAGGATATAAAGCATACAGAAAATGGGTTGTGAATTATCTGGAAAGTTTTCCTCATAAAAAATTTGTGGTTTTAAGGGGAAACAGCGGATGCGGTAAAAGCGAACTGCTGAAATATCTGACACCTTCCCTTGATCTTGAGGGACTTGCAAATCATTACGGAAGCGTATTCGGAGGCAAAGGTTACCAGCCTTCCCAAAAACAGTTTGAAAACGAAATAGCCGATTTTTTATATAAAACCGATCCGGAAGAGATGATTTATACCGAAGCGGAAGGACATAAAATAGGAGATCTTTTTGTGCCGAATCTTTTATATAAAAGGATGCAGGATGGAATACATATAGAAATTACAGCCGATTTGGAAGACAGGATTGAGAGGATTTTGAGTTATTACGGCGATATTGATGAAAATGAATTTGTCGGCAATCTGGAAAAAATAAAAAAACATATTTCCAAAAAAACGCTTGAAGAACTTAAAGAATATTATAAAAACGGAGATTTAAGGAAAGTTGCCGAAATACTTTTAATTAGGTATTATGATAAAGTTTACAAAAAAAAAGAGCCGGATTTTGTAATAAAAAACAAAATAAAAGAAGAAACTATCAAAGAAATAAAATCAATTGCCGAATCTGTTGTTAAGCCATCTGATTGTTGA
- a CDS encoding ABC transporter permease gives MMKKIFIILAACLMLFLTLPLLKLIFGVNAISYIEALKDTEVLKSIFLTMKVSFFATLFVLFTGLPLAYIIARYDFFAKSLLESMIDIPTMVPHTAAGIALLMTFGGENIQNFLSKLGLGFIDSTTGIMAAMMFLSAPYLINSAKEGFKNVDVKLENISRSLGAGPFETFIKIVIPNAKKDIINGMLMMWARGLGEFGAVVIIAYHPMIAPVLIYDRFVNFGLNYSAPVAALMIIFSVIIFSTIRWLNNRFGN, from the coding sequence ATGATGAAAAAAATTTTTATAATATTAGCCGCATGTTTAATGCTGTTTTTAACTTTGCCTTTACTGAAACTGATATTTGGGGTAAATGCTATTTCATATATTGAAGCCTTAAAAGACACAGAAGTTTTAAAATCTATTTTCCTTACTATGAAGGTCTCTTTCTTTGCAACTCTGTTTGTTTTATTTACCGGTCTGCCTCTTGCGTATATTATCGCAAGATACGATTTTTTCGCTAAAAGTCTGCTTGAGAGTATGATAGACATTCCGACAATGGTTCCGCATACGGCTGCAGGTATTGCTTTACTGATGACGTTCGGAGGAGAAAATATTCAAAATTTTTTAAGTAAACTAGGCCTGGGATTTATCGATTCGACAACCGGCATAATGGCTGCAATGATGTTTCTTTCGGCGCCATATTTAATAAATTCGGCAAAAGAAGGATTTAAAAACGTAGACGTAAAGCTTGAAAATATTTCCCGCTCTCTTGGAGCCGGGCCATTTGAAACCTTTATTAAAATAGTTATTCCTAACGCAAAAAAAGACATTATTAACGGAATGCTTATGATGTGGGCAAGAGGTCTTGGAGAATTCGGAGCTGTGGTAATAATCGCTTATCATCCGATGATTGCACCGGTACTTATTTATGACAGATTCGTAAATTTTGGACTCAATTATTCCGCTCCGGTGGCGGCGTTGATGATTATTTTTTCTGTTATTATTTTCTCAACAATCAGATGGCTTAACAACAGATTCGGCAATTGA
- the fdh3B gene encoding formate dehydrogenase FDH3 subunit beta, which translates to MYDYARMKFYCDEDRCIECNACSVACSEAHELPVGIHRRKVVTLNEGIEGKEFSTSIACMHCTDAPCAQVCPVECFYIREDGIVLHDKEKCIGCGYCLYACPFGAPQFPRDGAFGIRGVMDKCTMCAGGPAPTNSIKEFELYGQNRIAEGKVPMCAAVCSTNALLVGDADSVSTIIRERNAAKGKGPMTPYGWDVAYK; encoded by the coding sequence ATGTATGATTATGCAAGAATGAAATTTTACTGTGACGAAGACAGATGTATAGAATGTAACGCCTGCAGTGTAGCTTGTTCTGAAGCTCACGAACTGCCGGTAGGTATACACAGAAGAAAAGTTGTTACGCTTAACGAAGGAATCGAGGGTAAAGAATTTTCAACGTCAATAGCATGTATGCACTGTACCGACGCTCCATGTGCCCAGGTATGTCCGGTTGAGTGTTTTTATATCAGAGAAGACGGTATCGTACTTCATGATAAAGAAAAATGTATCGGATGCGGTTATTGTCTTTACGCCTGTCCTTTTGGTGCACCTCAGTTCCCGAGAGACGGTGCGTTCGGTATTAGAGGGGTAATGGATAAATGTACTATGTGTGCAGGAGGACCTGCTCCTACCAACTCAATAAAAGAATTTGAACTTTACGGACAAAACAGAATAGCAGAAGGAAAAGTTCCTATGTGCGCAGCAGTTTGTTCAACAAACGCATTATTAGTGGGAGATGCCGACAGCGTATCTACAATTATCAGAGAAAGAAACGCAGCAAAAGGTAAAGGCCCTATGACACCATACGGTTGGGATGTAGCCTATAAATAA
- a CDS encoding ATP-binding cassette domain-containing protein, producing MNNKLLEIKDLFLKKGKFKLNILSLDIYKNEYFVLLGKTGSGKTLLLESIAGFQTIEGEILFKEKEITNLPPEKRNFGFLYQDFALFPHLNVEQNIRFSEKYHKKNEELFNDLVSFLELKKILKRDIKHLSGGEKQRTALARAVYSQPELLLLDEPLSAVDPTIRNEIMKNLKKLPGRYNLSVIHVTHNFREASYLADRLGIILKGTLLQAGDAKEVLKNPNSIEVAQFLGFKNLFDIALLGFENSHKYFSIDPNQITISKEPLNSDYCFEGIIEEIMGITDHYKIFVNVRKNQFFIKSPKKTFEKLGLKKGDKIYICFNKKDIVFI from the coding sequence ATGAACAATAAACTGCTTGAAATAAAAGACCTGTTTTTAAAAAAAGGCAAATTTAAATTAAATATTCTCTCTTTGGATATTTACAAAAACGAATATTTTGTTCTGCTGGGGAAAACGGGCAGCGGAAAAACGCTGCTGCTTGAAAGTATCGCCGGATTTCAGACAATTGAAGGCGAAATTCTTTTCAAAGAAAAAGAGATCACAAACCTCCCTCCTGAAAAAAGAAATTTCGGCTTTTTATATCAGGATTTTGCATTGTTTCCCCACCTGAATGTAGAACAAAATATACGTTTTTCGGAAAAATATCATAAAAAAAACGAAGAACTTTTTAACGATCTTGTCTCTTTTTTGGAGCTCAAAAAAATACTTAAAAGAGACATAAAACACTTAAGCGGCGGTGAGAAACAAAGAACGGCGCTAGCAAGAGCGGTATACTCACAGCCTGAACTGTTACTTTTAGACGAACCTCTAAGCGCCGTCGATCCTACTATAAGAAACGAAATTATGAAGAACTTAAAAAAACTGCCGGGAAGATATAATCTCTCCGTCATTCACGTAACGCATAATTTCAGAGAAGCGTCATACCTGGCAGACAGACTGGGAATCATTCTAAAAGGCACACTTCTTCAGGCAGGAGACGCCAAAGAGGTTCTAAAAAACCCGAATTCAATTGAAGTGGCACAGTTTCTGGGATTTAAAAATCTTTTTGATATTGCGCTTCTTGGATTTGAAAACTCTCACAAATATTTTTCTATTGATCCAAACCAGATAACAATTTCAAAAGAGCCTCTAAACAGCGATTACTGTTTTGAAGGAATTATTGAAGAGATAATGGGAATAACAGACCATTACAAAATATTCGTAAATGTTCGAAAAAACCAGTTTTTTATTAAATCGCCTAAAAAAACATTTGAAAAATTAGGATTAAAAAAAGGTGACAAAATATATATTTGTTTCAATAAAAAAGATATAGTGTTTATATAG